DNA sequence from the Phoenix dactylifera cultivar Barhee BC4 chromosome 13, palm_55x_up_171113_PBpolish2nd_filt_p, whole genome shotgun sequence genome:
TGTGCATCTAATTATAGTAGGGACTCTATTAATAAATCATATTTGTGTATCCCCTTTAATAGTAAAGTACAATCATTTTGTGTGTTTAATCTTACCTTTGTTCATACACTATGCTGGAAGCATCATGAGCACTTATATGCTGCTGTTTTCTTTAGCTCCAGATAGCGGTTATTTTCTGTGACATTAAATGCTTATCATAGGGTCGCTGATTGCAGTGCTTAATGAAATTGGTTACAATGTTAAATTTTTGATTGATTGATGCAGTGCTTTTTATTCAACTTTTTGAGAATTCTTGCGAAAACTTAAGTTATTTACCTGCCCTGCTAATGCGAATGGGTTATATGTTTACAGTTGCAACTGGGAAATCAGAAATTCGATGCTTTCTTTTGATTGGAAGGCTGATTATTCACTTGCAGATGAGAAACATATTTGGAGTTGTACTGATTGCCATGTCCTTGGATGTGAAATGCATTGCAGTTCTTCTGATTCTGGCAATAAAAGGTTATTCGATCTTCATGAAATTTTTAAGAGCCTACCTAGTGTAGCGAAGGAAAAGAAGATGCAGTCTACTAGAATAGAGCCTGAAAATGCATCATTACATCGCGGTATCTGGGATATAGCTGATGATGTGTTGACTAACGTGTTAACTCAGCTTAGCCCAAAGGACCTTGTTAGGGTTTCAGCCACATGTCGTCATTTGAGGTCGTTGGCTATATCTATCATGCCTTGTATGAAACTTAAACTTTTTCCCCATCAGGAGGCAGCAGTTGAGTGGATGTTGAAACGTGAGCGAAATGGTGAGACTCTGGCACATCCTTTATATACACATTTTTCTACTGAGGATGGATTTTCTCTTTACATAAACATTGTTACTGGTGAAATATCCACTGGAATGGCACCTATGATAAATGATTTCCGTGGAGGAATGTTTTGTGATGAACCTGGATTAGGGAAGACAGTAACTGCACTATCTCTTATTCTGAAAACACATGGAACTTTTGCTGACCCACCACATGGAGCGGATGTAATATGGTGCATGCATAGTTCTGACAAAAAATGTGGCTATTATGAAGTCAGTTCTAATAATGTCATGGCAGGTAACCTTTTTCCAACGTGGAAAAGATTGTTGGGGCAGAATTTGCGAAGGGGGAAGGTTTGTTCTAGTATGCCATCACTGGAATTTAGTTCAGCTGAGATGACAAAATCTCCCTTACGAAAGAGAGGCAGGTCAATGGGCCCTGAACATGCTGTGGGGCTGGCAgcttcttcctatgggaaaccAGGCATTTTATCTTGCACGGACACACACTCAAGGCCAGTAACACGTGTTCTTAGATGTACCAGAAGCCTGAGTCGTGTGCAGAGAAATCTCCTGGACACGTATGGAGAAATTTCAGGCTGTGACAAGAAAAGAAAGGCTACAGAAAATGTTGTTGACAGCACAAATATTTCAAAAGTCCCAAAATTAGATCACTTTGCAAAGGACATTGTCATGCCCAGATCGTGCAACAGTCACAAGGAACCTGAGAAGGATAATGCTGGTTTTGATTCTAGTGAGACCTGGGTCCAGTGTGATGCTTGTAGAAAGTGGCGGAAGCTATCAGAGAGAAGTACACTTGATGCTACAGCAGCATGGTTTTGTAGCATGAATAATGATCCTTTACACCAGAGTTGTGCTGCTCCAGAGGAATCTTGGGACTACAAAAGGAGAATAACAAATCTGCCTGGATTTTATACAAAAGGAACCTCACAAGGGAAAGAGCAAAATATATCCTTTTTCGCTAGTGTACTAAAGGAGAATTTTATGTTGTTGAACTCGGAAACAAGGAATGCATTACGTTGGTTGGCCAATCTTTCAGATAACAAACTCATAGAGATGGAAACCGTTGGCTTGACGCTTCCAATACTAGATTCTCGAATGGCTTCAGATAGAGATTCCCGTGGATTTCACAAGATATTTCAAGCATTTGGTCTTGTAAGGAGGGTTGAAAGACTTGTAAGTAGGTGGTATTATCCATCCAAGCTCGACAATTTGGCGTTTGATTTGACTGCACTAAGAATTGCTCTCACCAAACCGTTGGACTTGTTCAGGTTGTATTTGTCCAGAGCAACCCTGATTGTTGTCCCTTCAAATTTAGTCGATCACTGGAAAACCCAAATTCAGAAACATGTCAGGCCTGGGCAGCTCCGAGTTTATGTCTGGGCTGaccataaaaagccttgtgctCACAATCTTGCATGGGATTATGACATTGTCATAACCACCTTTAACCGGTTAAGTGCTGAATGGGGCCCACGCAAGAGGAGTGTATTAATGCAAGTACACTGGCTTAGGGTAATGTTAGATGAGGGACACACCCTTGGCTCAAGTCTCAGCTTGACAAATAAATTACAGATGGCTATCTCTCTGGCTGCATCAAATCGTTGGATTTTGACTGGTACACCAACACCAAATACACCAAATAGTCAAGTGGCTCATCTTCAACCCATGCTCAAATTTCTTCATGAAGAAGCTTATGGCGAAAACCAGGAATCATGGGAGGCTGGCATACTTAGACCTTTTGAGGCACAGATGGAGGAGGGGCGATTGCGTCTTCTACAGCTGCTTCAAAGAACAATGATCAGTGCAAGAAAGATAGATCTGAAAAATATCCCCCCTTGCATTAAAAAAGCAACTTATTTACATTTTACTGAGGAGCATGCAAGGAGTTACAATGAACTGGTTGCTACAGTCAGAAGAAATATATTGATGGCTGATTGGAATGATCCTTCTCATGTTGAATCACTTCTAAACCCAAAACAATGGAAGTTTCGTAGCACCACAATTATGAATGTCAGATTGTCTTGTTGTGTGGCTGGGCATATTAAGGTCACAGATGCTGGTCAGGATATCCAGGAAACAATGGATATTCTGGCACAACAAGGTCTTGATCCTCTTTCAGAAGAGTATGTTCTCATAAAAAATTATCTTCTGTATGGATGTTACTGTTTCAGGTAACTAATGCATTTTAAATTTCCCATTCTATCTATTATTCATGTTTCAAGATAGTACTCTTATGGATGCTGTTGTTAGGTGCAAAGATTGGTGCCGTTTACCTGTTATCACGCCATGTAGGCATTTACTGTGCCTTGATTGCGTAGCTCTGGACAGCCAGAAGTGCACTTTTCCTGGCTGTGACAACCCTTACGAGATGCAGTCTCCAGAAATATTAACACGCCCAGAAAATCCAAATCCTAAGTGGCCGGTGCCTAAAGATCTTATTGAGTTGCAACCTTCATATAAGCAGGCATGTCATCTTGTGACATAATACCTTTCCATCTCCCCCTTCCGTCATCTTTTTTTCCTCCACATGGTTTTATGCTTTTATGCAGGATGCCTGGGATCCAGATTGGCAATCAACATCAAGTAGCAAAGTTGCATACTTGATAGAACGCCTAAAGGTTTTACAGGAATCTAATAGAAAAATTGGCTGCTGTTTAGATAAAAAGGATGATACAAAGGCATCCATAAACTCTCAAAAGCGCTCTTGCACTGTGTTCACACATCAGGGGACTGCTACAAGGCCAAATGACGAATCTTGTAAAATGTTACCTGAGAAAGTTATAATATTTTCTCAATTTCTTGAGCACATACATGTCATTGAGCAGCAGGTAATCATAACTGAGTATAATCTGTTATATATCATATGCTTGGCCTTGTAAGAATAAAAGTTTCCTatgtattattattatattatttttttgtagcTGACAGTTGCTGGAATCGAATATGCTGGAATGTACAGTCCGATGCATTCATGCAACAAGGTGTGCCTTTATGAAATGTTTTTTTCTCTATCCTTTTATTATCTAGATCAGCTTATTCCCTCCTGTTCTGTGCAGATGAAGTCGTTAATGAGTTTTCAACAAAATCTAAGTTGCATCGCTTTACTAATGGATGGAAGTGCAGCATTAGGCCTTGATTTGAGTTTTGTTACACATGTATTTTTGATGGAACCCATCTGGGACAGGAGGTAATGCCTTTTTTGTATAAACAAATTGAAAACCTTTGAGGtttgaacatgcatgaaaagaaaattttgattaaCCTAATGTTATTTATCAACAGTTCTAATCTTATTCTTCCATGCTTTTAGTGGCACATCCCTGCCCTACTCTAGCGTTTCATTAAGGGGAAGCAACTACATTTAACAATCCAATAAGCAGACATTATTCTGCTGGAATGCtcattctccttttcttctttttctgtgATCCATCATCTTCCCTATGTCCAGTTTTTCAACACACTTGTATATGTTTTGACCAATAATTTGAATTTATTATATTGAATCAGCATGGAGGAACAGGTGATTAGTCGTGCTCATCGCATGGGTGCCACTCGTCCGATTTATGTTGAAACATTGGCAATGCGTGGTACCATTGAAGATCAAATGCTGGAATTTTTGCAGGTGATCACAGATTCTCCTTCCATTTGAgaccatttttctttttcagaaacttGGTTAGTTTTGTTGCAGATTGCAGAAGACCATGTATTAATATTATTGTTAGTCTGCTTTGATGGAAATATCCTTAAAGCTGTGCTCTTTATTATTCCTTATATTTGGATGATGCGATAATCCATTCTGTTTCCCTTTTGGCTTATGGAACAGCATAAGTAGATCAACTGATTATACGGTTAATCTGCAGATTGGCGAAACAGAAACTGTTTATATTTCTAGAGAATTGAAAGAAATGAGAAGTGCAACAAACAAGATACAACCAATGTAAAAGACACAAAACCAAATCCATTCTATTTGATTTTTGACCTATATATAATATTTGAGATACCGGTACTCTTACTCTATTCTAACAGCCAAGCACTGATATGTTTCTGGAGAAAAGATATCTACTCTGCTAGTGTCTGCTAATGTGGAGGAAAATGAAGCAACCAAATAATAGTACCTTCAAGTAGCAAGAGGGTGTAAAGGTCATTTTTGAGTCCTCAAGTGTATGTTTTTGGTAAATCATGAGGACAATCTGTCACatgttggatcatcatcataagACGTCTCCTTATTCTAAATCCCTTGATGTTGTCTCCGAATCCGATTCTCATTTATGTGCCCATGCAACACTGGCTATGACATGCCAACCGATCCCTCTTGCCTTCTCTTTTGTGTATTTAATATTGCAATTGTATTATAAAAAATTGTTTACCTCTGTGATAAATACATGTTCTATTAGTCATGAAACATATTTATTGTACCATAAGATGTTTGTAGTCATTGATGGAACATAGGTTGACCTTGAAATTAGGATTTCTCTCATTTAAAAATCCTTTCATGAAAATGTTAACTAGTTTCTCTGCTTCATCAATGTAGCATCTTTAaaaatctttaatttttttgcgAACAAAGTGATCATCAATGTCTATGTGATTGGTTTTCTCAGGATAGATAGGATTAGCAATGATGCCAATTTCCTTCTTTTTGTTACAATAAACAAGTCTTTAAAGTTTAACCTATTCTTTAATAGTTCTTTCTATTGTTCCAAACTTTCCTTTAGTGCTATTGCATCACATCAAATTACAATGTTTTCAGTGAACAACACCATGACAAGAGAGCCGCTAAATGTATCCTGGATTAACGCAGTAGTGTCTCTTACCCTCATCTATAACTTCTTCCTCCAGATGACGTCTTACAGTATTTGCTTGCTCTATCAAAAGAATATCATTTATTCTGAATTTTTGTGCACAATTGAATCCTTCAAAAGATGCAACACCAATGCACCAATGGTGATGATATACAAATATATCATTGATAGACATTTTATTTTGTTGGAGTATCTTATTTCTGCTCATAGTCCCTAATGCTCATATCATTGACGTCTCTTCATCCACCATCACACCCTTCCTGGACCTATTAAACCTAGTAACTTGAGGATACTGGTTGTTTCTCTAAATTTATGGCTTACATTGCAAGCTCCCTGAAACTTGTGCATTTTCTTTCACATGACTGCTGGTGCTGTTAGGTCTTCATACTGATTAAATAAAGTGGTTTTTTGGCTGCCTGGCTATAGTGTTAGTTTGATATTCCATGCATGGGTGGAAAACACAACTTGAGGAGTTTGATTCAGGTGAGATGACAAGTTGGGAAATAGAAGTAGGGATTGGAGGGAATTTATCCTACAATTCCAGGATTTCTTGGATGATGAAAATCATCTTTTAATGCATTGTAGCATCTGAAATATGGATGCGCCTAGAGATTCTCACTGCAATTCAACGACCATAAGGAAATCCCCTCCAACACGTTGTTTCGAGTTCATCTTCTATTCAGTCTTGAGTTATGGGATTCACCATAACTGGATATTTACTTGCTCCGTGGTCCTTTTTACATGTCTAATGGAGACATAGTCCTCAATTCAGTCGCAATTTGCATATCTATTAGCTTTGTGGATCTTCCGGTCTTCCATCACTGTTGTGCCAACTGCAAGTAACATGATTTCCCTTAGTGCAGTATGGAGTAGCTTTGCTTATCAGTGGTTCTAGATAGAGATGTCATTGAGGCAAGTGAGAACAATATATGTAACGACCAAGAAACTTATCAAAACACCAAATTTACAATGAGAATTGTTTGGCTACAGGTCCTTACCCTATATCATGTTTTTCTGATAGTTTGTTAACTCCAGgtttttttagaaataaatttttaTGTGAAGTATGTGCAGGAGCTCAAACATGTAGTTGTTTTTTCTGCATGcattttttatccaaaaaattTACAATTTTTATCCTTTGCTGCTGCATCTTAGAACGTACTAACCATGGTTTATCTTTAACATGTCTAACACCCTAGTGAAAAAATATGTATGAAGCTACAACCATTTGCTGGTGTAATATTTTGGCAGAAATATAGTTCTATCAATTTTGTACATAACTAACTGCACTTGTCACTTCAGGATGCTAGTGAGCGTAGAAGAACGCTGAAGGAAGaaagtcggaaaactgatcatGAGGGATCACGAGGTCATCGTACAATACATGATTTTGCTGAAAGCAATTATTTGGCTGAACTCAGTTTTGTACGGACAAATGTTAAGGCATGACAGGTATTCATTGCATTACATGGCATACCTTTACCTGTTGGTTATTCATAATCAATAAGCAATGACATGATTGTCAATTCATTGCAACACCCTAGGGGAGcatatataaataagagagaggcAATCTCTTAATCATATCCTGTTACCTAACATATATTCTGCTGGATCAATAATTAAATGCATTGAACATTGTATGCATTGATTCTCTATCCATGTTGCTAACCATCTTTTAGGGGTAGCGAATTAAACTACTGTTTAAGCAGAGTGAATGGCTGCTCAATCATTTATGGATGTTTAGATTGACTAACTTATATCTTAACATTTGATAGGATTTCATTTAAACAGTGATACCACAGTTGTTCAAGTGTCCACTTAAGCATTTAACGTTGTTGACTGCTTTGGTTAAAGCCAAAACTGTCTTCATCGTTTGAAAGATGATTAAAGTGATAGATGGGCCCCATCACACCCCACACTTAGATGCAGAAGTTAGGACATGAAGGTGGAGGAAaatgggagaaagaaaagaagctaAACATGACTAAAGCAAGGAAATCTCAACTAGACAAGAGGCATGAAGCAGTTTTGACTCTGCATTTCTTTTGATAGTTGATTCGGGTTACAGGCACTGGTGATGAATCGAGATAGTTCAAAATCTTACTCTTAACTCAACTTACCAAAAAAGAAATTATTGAATAGAGGACACTAAACAAGGCCTGTATACTTGGTTGCTCAACACTTATTACCATGACAAGATGTGGGAAACAAAGCTTGCACCTAAGAATATCGAACAACTCCTTAAAATCCAACTCAATTGCCTCCGTCGCCCTCAGCTTAATCTCATTTCTCGGTACCCCTATGCTCCAACATATCTGACTCATGATTGAAATCTGAAAGAATTCTACTTACCAACTCCCTTGCTTCTTTGCATTGACCACCACTGCTAGTtaaccaagaaagaaaaattgaagTCAGTTAAATGCCTAAGTCTTAATTTCTTGAGGCATTTGTTAGGCAAGCTTCATttcaaagaatcaaagaaaTTCTCCAGAGGTTCACCAGATGTCACTAAAGAAAGAGTCTCATCTAATTGGTCAAACTTGAGATCTTGAAAAATGAAAGATGAGTAAATGGAAATGGAGATACTAACCTTTTCTCAATCCTTTGATCATCAAATTACCAGTCATACTTCTTAAACTTTCCAACAGAATGTGGCAACATTGAGCATTGCAACCAACGTCTCAAACTTTACATAATCCTTCGCATGTTGGCCACATCCCATCTTGTCATGCATCCAGCACCTGCCTACATGGTATCAAAAGAACCCTGCCTTTTGCCTTTTCCTTTTGGTTCTTGTTCAAACCAAATATTGAAAGACAAGCATCACATACCTGCATCATGAAACATGATTCACAAAGAATATTTCTGCCATCTGCATATTAAACTAGAGAGATTGATTTGCTTATGTGGAAAAGCCACTCAGAGGCCTTTTTTCCACTACCCTTGGAAGAGTACTGACAGGGAAGGGGTTGGGCTCCCTTTCTCGATCTCAAAAGATGAT
Encoded proteins:
- the LOC103701638 gene encoding F-box protein At3g54460 — its product is MEDGLLNHHKLCGFLPAVVSVSSPQEPRGDAAPPRPTLAPGTPCSLFSDGAVAGFRSQDGLLLLVLQESNVKADPEETEFSMPDKAKIGGGGGGAGAPVSSSKRRRRRRRRGIVLVNGSMSVVQQLHALRAHSCLEIEARVVRVSVRGDGEARAVVLIDVYLPVEVWSGWQFPKSRALAASLFKHVSCNWEIRNSMLSFDWKADYSLADEKHIWSCTDCHVLGCEMHCSSSDSGNKRLFDLHEIFKSLPSVAKEKKMQSTRIEPENASLHRGIWDIADDVLTNVLTQLSPKDLVRVSATCRHLRSLAISIMPCMKLKLFPHQEAAVEWMLKRERNGETLAHPLYTHFSTEDGFSLYINIVTGEISTGMAPMINDFRGGMFCDEPGLGKTVTALSLILKTHGTFADPPHGADVIWCMHSSDKKCGYYEVSSNNVMAGNLFPTWKRLLGQNLRRGKVCSSMPSLEFSSAEMTKSPLRKRGRSMGPEHAVGLAASSYGKPGILSCTDTHSRPVTRVLRCTRSLSRVQRNLLDTYGEISGCDKKRKATENVVDSTNISKVPKLDHFAKDIVMPRSCNSHKEPEKDNAGFDSSETWVQCDACRKWRKLSERSTLDATAAWFCSMNNDPLHQSCAAPEESWDYKRRITNLPGFYTKGTSQGKEQNISFFASVLKENFMLLNSETRNALRWLANLSDNKLIEMETVGLTLPILDSRMASDRDSRGFHKIFQAFGLVRRVERLVSRWYYPSKLDNLAFDLTALRIALTKPLDLFRLYLSRATLIVVPSNLVDHWKTQIQKHVRPGQLRVYVWADHKKPCAHNLAWDYDIVITTFNRLSAEWGPRKRSVLMQVHWLRVMLDEGHTLGSSLSLTNKLQMAISLAASNRWILTGTPTPNTPNSQVAHLQPMLKFLHEEAYGENQESWEAGILRPFEAQMEEGRLRLLQLLQRTMISARKIDLKNIPPCIKKATYLHFTEEHARSYNELVATVRRNILMADWNDPSHVESLLNPKQWKFRSTTIMNVRLSCCVAGHIKVTDAGQDIQETMDILAQQGLDPLSEEYVLIKNYLLYGCYCFRCKDWCRLPVITPCRHLLCLDCVALDSQKCTFPGCDNPYEMQSPEILTRPENPNPKWPVPKDLIELQPSYKQDAWDPDWQSTSSSKVAYLIERLKVLQESNRKIGCCLDKKDDTKASINSQKRSCTVFTHQGTATRPNDESCKMLPEKVIIFSQFLEHIHVIEQQLTVAGIEYAGMYSPMHSCNKMKSLMSFQQNLSCIALLMDGSAALGLDLSFVTHVFLMEPIWDRSMEEQVISRAHRMGATRPIYVETLAMRGTIEDQMLEFLQDASERRRTLKEESRKTDHEGSRGHRTIHDFAESNYLAELSFVRTNVKA